In one Thermosipho ferrireducens genomic region, the following are encoded:
- a CDS encoding ATP-binding cassette domain-containing protein — MFEKIEFINLSFEYEGRKILDNFNLQIKRGEKIAIVGSSGEGKTTLIRLMLRFISPHSGKILVNEKPISEFENWYKMLGVLSQKAHIFNRSLRENLLIANPRASDKEMYEALEKAGLKKFMQTRNLDTILGNEGGFTSGGERTRIALARLLLRKPEIVILDEPLEGVDKLVEKEVIENIRDFVKDKTLILISHRFSILSLTEEFAVLENGKIIEKGKYHEHSEDSLLKQFFKAEQELTEKFRKDDVV, encoded by the coding sequence ATGTTTGAAAAAATCGAATTTATCAATTTATCTTTTGAATATGAAGGAAGAAAAATACTGGATAATTTTAATTTACAAATAAAACGTGGTGAAAAAATTGCAATTGTAGGTTCAAGTGGTGAGGGGAAAACAACTTTAATAAGACTCATGTTAAGGTTCATAAGTCCACATTCTGGAAAAATACTGGTAAATGAAAAACCTATATCAGAATTTGAGAATTGGTACAAAATGTTAGGAGTCTTAAGTCAAAAAGCGCATATTTTTAATAGAAGTTTGAGAGAAAATCTTCTTATTGCAAATCCCAGAGCATCTGACAAAGAAATGTATGAAGCACTTGAAAAGGCCGGACTAAAGAAATTTATGCAAACAAGGAACCTTGACACTATTCTCGGAAATGAAGGTGGATTCACATCAGGTGGGGAAAGAACAAGAATAGCACTTGCAAGACTGTTACTTAGAAAGCCGGAAATTGTTATTCTTGACGAACCTCTGGAAGGTGTGGATAAACTTGTTGAAAAAGAGGTTATTGAAAATATTAGAGATTTTGTAAAAGATAAGACTTTGATTTTAATTTCGCACAGATTTAGTATTCTTTCGTTAACGGAAGAGTTTGCAGTACTTGAAAATGGGAAAATTATTGAAAAAGGAAAATATCACGAACATTCAGAGGACAGCCTTTTGAAGCAATTTTTCAAAGCCGAACAGGAACTGACCGAAAAATTCAGAAAGGATGATGTCGTATGA
- a CDS encoding ABC transporter ATP-binding protein, whose protein sequence is MKELIKWILKLPKKLLYMIGIMNLFGIFSSLIVSYTAIINKDVINYAISGNKNFFISSMLLVIAVLTSHVLFTLGKGFVSFTKGNYLKYFGEYCYKKIMNKDFSDFSKKTPAFYSEVSLRTIEDMLYLISDYNNSGGLVFAFRITFYMLTIYTLDYVSGMFMILFSILILLSLWIANIYYYKHSKIVKDKFLEVRSYVADMFRGKKETQLFEAYDFEMNLYRKNTDPVWKYKRRLFFVDFILSFSIRDLISTVFYLFIVYRGIIIGNAGTFYALLNLFALIRYQLFAAIGIWDSIRSGITSARQLEEIVG, encoded by the coding sequence ATGAAAGAATTGATAAAATGGATTCTAAAATTACCGAAAAAATTATTATACATGATCGGAATAATGAATTTATTCGGAATATTTTCAAGCTTGATTGTTTCATACACTGCAATAATAAATAAAGATGTTATAAATTACGCGATTTCAGGGAATAAAAATTTTTTCATAAGTAGTATGTTATTGGTAATTGCAGTTTTAACAAGTCATGTTTTATTCACCCTGGGAAAAGGGTTTGTTTCTTTTACCAAAGGGAATTATCTTAAATACTTTGGTGAATATTGCTATAAAAAAATAATGAATAAAGATTTTTCTGATTTTTCTAAAAAAACTCCTGCTTTTTATTCTGAGGTTTCTTTAAGAACCATTGAAGATATGCTTTATTTGATTTCAGATTATAACAATTCAGGAGGACTTGTTTTTGCATTTAGAATTACATTCTACATGCTAACTATATACACGCTTGATTATGTTTCCGGTATGTTTATGATCTTATTTTCCATTTTAATTTTGCTATCTCTCTGGATAGCTAACATTTACTATTATAAACATTCAAAAATAGTGAAAGATAAATTTTTAGAGGTTAGATCATATGTCGCGGATATGTTCAGAGGAAAAAAAGAGACGCAGTTATTCGAAGCATACGATTTTGAAATGAATCTCTATAGGAAAAATACTGACCCTGTGTGGAAATACAAAAGAAGACTCTTTTTTGTTGATTTCATACTTAGTTTTTCGATTCGGGATTTAATTTCAACAGTATTTTATCTTTTTATCGTATATCGTGGAATAATCATAGGAAATGCTGGTACTTTTTATGCTCTCTTAAATTTATTCGCATTGATACGTTATCAGTTATTTGCTGCTATTGGAATATGGGACAGTATACGTTCTGGAATAACTTCTGCAAGGCAACTTGAAGAAATAGTAGGATAA
- a CDS encoding DUF1175 family protein gives MKKKKWIFFSISLLILTMSFLYSFRIIGKNDTTFDNKLTLTLDNEDSWKFRMWFVAIALDNVDNIHPTFKTRDCSGFVFYSIKEALKKHTTRWIKQTGYKGPIFEDIKKYNYPDTPSGVNIFFNGKEYVSYVNGHNLFYYNVEFISKERKFAKPGDLIFFFHPEDPKYPYHVMIYTGNGFVYHTGPGGEVRYVTYENIMLSDISWRPISVNPYFLGYYKLKFLK, from the coding sequence ATGAAAAAAAAGAAGTGGATATTTTTCTCAATAAGTTTGCTGATTTTAACTATGAGCTTCCTTTATTCATTTCGTATTATTGGGAAAAATGACACAACTTTTGACAACAAATTAACTCTAACATTAGACAATGAAGATTCATGGAAATTTAGAATGTGGTTTGTTGCAATAGCACTTGATAATGTTGATAACATACACCCAACTTTTAAAACCAGAGATTGCTCAGGATTTGTTTTTTATTCGATAAAAGAAGCGTTGAAAAAACACACGACCAGGTGGATAAAACAAACTGGATATAAAGGACCTATTTTTGAAGATATAAAAAAATACAATTATCCTGATACTCCATCAGGGGTTAACATATTTTTCAATGGTAAAGAATATGTAAGCTATGTAAACGGACACAATCTGTTTTATTATAACGTAGAATTTATTTCAAAAGAAAGAAAGTTTGCAAAACCAGGTGATCTAATTTTTTTCTTTCACCCCGAAGATCCCAAATATCCATACCATGTAATGATTTATACAGGTAACGGTTTTGTTTACCATACAGGTCCAGGTGGAGAAGTTAGATACGTGACATACGAAAATATAATGCTCTCAGATATATCCTGGAGACCCATAAGTGTAAATCCATATTTTTTAGGATATTATAAATTAAAATTTCTAAAATAA
- a CDS encoding MG2 domain-containing protein, translating to MKKIIFVLLLFVSILGLSNVYVPRKSIIEYPVNNITIYADEEFNVRIYYSSIDRNIIINNDKSNFTLTKDFSLKKVRDGEFKLIFPDKPGAYKLIIETKENYYSRVFFYTHFKGFIASDENNLYFGVYDLKRGKFLNEIFYFSGSSKKKLNGPLFRFSLNTYEDKLFFVDNNIVVISKYSSWNQYPKIKALVIMDKPLYAPGDTIRFRVNLFKREGNKYVPYVSKAQVILEDPFRNIILNKEFLSDEYGGFSLEYKTTKEIVTGNYYIRVVNNGKTISWYYFLIQDYVKPTYKLEISTDATQIIAGNTVKIITIAKYLNGDPVKNAEVLFYTYKDGYLINKTFERTNEKGIAEYTVLLNEPGYHRIQVLISDDSGKQYDKNTYVKVLQEDINISGNFEGNKLKLHITNLQGNPLKGIATVTFKDKREFVTILNGTGEVTIPEDIYMVTVKFGSVTENFFKGYKQDIVFKVDRKTVKPGDNIKLTFTAKDAGILCIGGSKIQQIFLVNKPSDYSIYIPDNEISKNYFIEFLGLENRQLQKLSILHSRVKIKKITTDKEIYVPGETVSVQLENSKNLKVVSVVDEGLFELARSRSLIEYLYPDNRYPGFYVYNSGNYIYFDALSQFEKNKKSHVFTTTKETQEKRIRDYFPQVAYWNPNLFASKFSFKAPDSITKWRINVFEISKEYVSYSTKTFVVSKPFEIKLFLPEFLIVGDEVDGTIYIKNYTGEKGNVFVSLQASGANVNFSEKSFSVDSDLRIPITLKAENTDNIEIIAKAEMNNYFDGIKITIPVHNINIVRKTGKIIKVSGEKRFPKNSNIKIINDIRALLEPSIKELIKYPYGCTEQTMSSFYPALVAKSFIEVDNLDDIILKGLQRLLKFQHYDGGWGWWPNDESDVFMTAYVLEGLYYAKKNGYFYPKEAVNAAIQFLKNSEINGYSAFVLKLYGENIAFSGKDVYDFVYTSPSKIKKLAIQKEDYAYIKGEGFYSSVHLTSAAIRTLTMHKQNLELRDKLITYLIRKKKGPFWYSTKDTALSILAIIESGNLKSELTTIETENSIIVKGNGYVEITETETITPDNKSNNNLNIKSTDYKRHMVKFKNTYLDAFLPLSSEYIPLTMTLVSTPSTFTEIPEFILETVSRGTPVYFENNALVIIGPFKFSGNEETFKKGAYKITYKKIKPSLKKGDFIKTEITLEGTSNEYLIIEEFLPSCAEVIKYYVENTSEDNSKFSYSWYYNKKLWYSYVDYKKDKISFFIRSYDGNKRSISYYWRLMYSGKFKKKPTFIYNMYFEDTISIGDFNTYTIKK from the coding sequence ATGAAGAAAATAATTTTTGTATTACTTTTGTTTGTAAGCATATTAGGACTCTCTAATGTTTATGTTCCTCGAAAAAGTATAATAGAATATCCTGTTAATAATATCACAATATATGCGGATGAAGAGTTTAATGTTCGTATATATTATTCCTCAATTGATAGAAACATAATAATTAATAATGATAAATCAAACTTTACTTTGACAAAGGATTTTTCACTGAAAAAAGTTAGGGATGGGGAATTTAAACTTATATTTCCAGATAAACCTGGAGCCTATAAACTAATAATTGAAACAAAAGAAAATTATTATTCAAGAGTGTTCTTTTATACGCATTTTAAGGGATTTATAGCTTCCGATGAAAACAATTTATATTTTGGTGTATATGATTTAAAAAGAGGAAAATTTTTAAACGAAATTTTTTATTTTAGCGGTTCTTCAAAGAAGAAACTAAATGGTCCTTTGTTCAGATTTTCGTTGAATACTTACGAAGATAAGTTATTTTTTGTTGATAATAACATTGTGGTAATAAGTAAATATTCTTCATGGAATCAGTATCCCAAAATTAAAGCTCTGGTTATTATGGATAAACCTTTATATGCACCCGGAGATACTATAAGGTTTAGAGTAAATTTGTTCAAAAGAGAGGGGAACAAATACGTACCATATGTCTCAAAAGCTCAGGTTATACTGGAAGACCCTTTTAGAAATATTATTTTAAATAAAGAGTTCTTATCGGATGAATATGGAGGATTTTCTCTGGAATATAAAACCACAAAAGAGATTGTAACAGGGAATTACTATATAAGAGTTGTAAATAATGGTAAAACGATCTCATGGTATTACTTCCTTATTCAGGATTATGTAAAGCCAACTTATAAACTTGAAATTTCAACTGATGCAACTCAAATAATTGCTGGAAACACTGTGAAAATAATTACAATAGCGAAATATCTAAATGGGGATCCTGTTAAAAATGCAGAAGTTTTATTTTACACCTATAAAGATGGTTATCTGATAAACAAAACATTTGAAAGGACCAATGAAAAAGGAATAGCAGAATACACAGTACTTCTAAATGAGCCAGGTTATCACAGGATACAGGTTCTGATTTCAGACGATTCAGGTAAACAGTACGATAAAAATACTTATGTAAAAGTACTTCAAGAAGATATAAATATATCCGGAAATTTTGAGGGAAATAAACTAAAATTACATATAACAAATTTGCAGGGGAATCCTTTAAAAGGAATAGCAACGGTAACATTCAAAGATAAAAGAGAATTTGTAACCATATTAAATGGAACTGGAGAAGTAACTATTCCAGAGGATATCTATATGGTTACTGTCAAATTTGGTAGTGTTACTGAAAATTTCTTTAAAGGTTACAAACAGGACATAGTATTCAAAGTTGATAGAAAAACAGTAAAACCTGGTGATAATATAAAACTTACTTTTACAGCAAAAGACGCTGGAATTTTATGTATAGGTGGTTCAAAAATTCAGCAAATATTTCTGGTTAATAAACCATCTGACTATTCTATTTATATACCAGACAATGAGATTTCAAAAAATTACTTTATTGAATTCCTTGGACTTGAAAATAGACAGCTCCAAAAATTAAGTATATTACACAGCAGAGTTAAAATTAAAAAAATCACCACAGACAAAGAAATTTACGTTCCCGGAGAAACGGTCAGTGTACAACTGGAAAACAGCAAAAATTTAAAAGTTGTAAGCGTTGTAGATGAAGGGCTGTTCGAATTAGCCAGAAGCCGTTCATTAATAGAATATTTGTATCCAGATAATAGATATCCAGGATTTTATGTTTACAATTCAGGAAACTATATCTATTTTGATGCACTATCACAATTTGAAAAAAACAAAAAATCTCATGTTTTTACTACTACAAAAGAAACTCAGGAAAAAAGAATAAGAGATTATTTCCCACAAGTTGCTTATTGGAATCCAAACCTTTTTGCCAGCAAATTCTCCTTCAAAGCGCCAGACAGCATAACAAAATGGAGAATTAATGTTTTTGAAATTTCAAAGGAATACGTATCATACTCAACAAAAACTTTTGTAGTATCAAAGCCATTTGAAATAAAATTGTTCTTACCTGAGTTTTTAATTGTAGGAGATGAAGTGGATGGAACAATTTATATCAAAAACTATACAGGTGAAAAAGGGAACGTTTTTGTGTCCCTCCAGGCAAGTGGAGCAAATGTAAATTTCTCAGAAAAAAGTTTCAGCGTTGATTCTGATTTAAGAATACCTATCACCTTAAAGGCGGAAAATACGGATAATATAGAGATAATCGCAAAAGCAGAAATGAATAATTATTTCGATGGGATCAAAATAACGATTCCCGTACACAATATTAATATTGTAAGGAAAACTGGAAAAATAATTAAAGTAAGTGGAGAAAAAAGATTTCCGAAAAATTCAAACATAAAGATCATAAATGATATTAGAGCCCTTTTAGAACCGTCTATTAAAGAGTTGATAAAGTATCCGTACGGATGCACCGAGCAAACCATGAGTTCGTTTTATCCTGCCCTGGTTGCAAAAAGTTTTATAGAAGTTGACAATCTTGATGATATTATATTGAAAGGTCTCCAGAGGCTCTTAAAATTTCAGCATTACGATGGAGGTTGGGGCTGGTGGCCCAACGACGAAAGCGACGTTTTTATGACTGCCTATGTTTTAGAAGGTCTGTATTATGCAAAGAAAAATGGATATTTTTATCCAAAAGAAGCTGTTAACGCTGCTATACAATTTCTAAAAAACAGCGAAATTAATGGATATTCTGCTTTTGTCCTCAAACTATACGGAGAAAATATAGCATTTTCTGGAAAAGATGTTTATGATTTTGTTTACACATCTCCTTCAAAAATTAAAAAATTAGCTATTCAAAAGGAAGATTACGCCTACATAAAAGGTGAAGGATTTTATTCCAGTGTACATCTTACAAGCGCTGCAATAAGGACATTAACAATGCACAAACAAAATCTTGAACTACGAGATAAATTAATCACCTATCTTATAAGAAAAAAGAAGGGGCCTTTCTGGTATTCTACCAAAGATACTGCGCTCTCTATTCTGGCAATAATTGAAAGTGGTAATTTAAAAAGTGAATTAACCACAATTGAGACAGAAAATAGTATCATTGTAAAGGGAAATGGATACGTGGAAATCACTGAAACTGAAACAATAACTCCAGATAATAAATCAAACAATAATTTAAATATAAAAAGCACAGATTATAAAAGACATATGGTAAAATTTAAAAATACTTATCTGGATGCATTTTTGCCATTATCAAGCGAATACATCCCACTTACGATGACTCTCGTTTCCACACCCTCTACTTTTACAGAAATCCCAGAATTTATATTAGAAACAGTTTCTAGAGGAACACCCGTTTATTTTGAAAATAACGCACTTGTAATCATAGGCCCTTTTAAATTTTCAGGAAATGAAGAAACTTTTAAAAAAGGTGCGTACAAAATAACATATAAAAAAATAAAACCCTCTCTTAAAAAAGGTGACTTTATAAAAACTGAAATTACTTTAGAAGGAACGTCAAATGAATATCTAATAATAGAAGAATTTTTGCCATCCTGTGCCGAAGTCATCAAATATTATGTAGAAAACACCTCAGAAGACAACAGTAAATTTTCATATAGCTGGTATTATAATAAAAAACTCTGGTATAGTTACGTTGATTATAAAAAAGATAAAATCTCATTTTTTATAAGAAGCTACGATGGAAATAAAAGAAGTATAAGCTATTATTGGAGGTTAATGTATAGTGGAAAGTTCAAGAAAAAGCCAACGTTTATTTACAATATGTATTTTGAAGATACTATTTCTATTGGTGATTTTAACACCTACACAATTAAAAAGTGA
- a CDS encoding SpoIIE family protein phosphatase, with translation MNLLEKFLGDYKVINLLDTLDIPAYVVDKNRVIKYWNKAAEKLIGYNSNEVIGKSCADNVLQHIDRNGIVVCHTDLCPLSMSMKNKKYFRVPFAVYSLTKNSVRIPVSVYAIPIKNDSGEIIGAIEMFEDATIADRELSKAFEIQQALLPEKDKVIDFVYYPSNVLGGDLIYYKKPWIMLIDISGHGLAAALLSTSLKLMIDSILENSNISISKLPMIMEKKAERICDQNYFTVIIGKIDKNKLEVISCGHPDPIIFNGKQSKIIEVARTFPIGMGFIDSEIKPTIINLKNKKILFYSDGITELKTNTKQMLTANGLAEIFKQTQNLTEIYKYAMKNNIDIYQKDDISMVLIK, from the coding sequence ATGAATCTTCTTGAAAAATTTTTGGGCGATTATAAAGTTATAAATTTACTTGACACTTTAGATATCCCCGCATATGTTGTTGATAAAAATAGGGTAATAAAATACTGGAACAAAGCAGCTGAAAAACTCATAGGTTATAACTCAAACGAAGTAATAGGGAAATCCTGTGCAGATAACGTTTTACAACATATCGACAGAAATGGAATAGTGGTATGTCATACTGATTTATGCCCTCTTAGCATGTCAATGAAAAACAAAAAATATTTCAGGGTTCCGTTTGCTGTATACTCTTTAACCAAAAATAGTGTAAGAATACCAGTAAGTGTTTATGCTATTCCCATAAAAAATGATTCAGGAGAAATTATTGGAGCAATTGAAATGTTTGAAGACGCCACAATCGCAGATAGAGAATTATCAAAAGCATTTGAAATTCAGCAGGCACTTTTACCAGAAAAAGACAAAGTAATTGATTTTGTTTATTATCCATCAAATGTACTGGGAGGAGACCTGATATACTATAAAAAACCATGGATTATGCTCATAGACATAAGTGGCCACGGGCTCGCTGCGGCACTGTTATCCACATCGTTAAAACTTATGATAGATTCAATTCTTGAAAACAGTAACATCTCAATTAGTAAACTGCCAATGATTATGGAAAAAAAAGCCGAACGCATATGTGACCAGAATTATTTTACTGTTATAATAGGCAAAATTGATAAAAATAAGTTAGAAGTAATAAGTTGTGGTCACCCAGATCCAATAATATTTAATGGAAAACAATCCAAAATTATCGAAGTAGCCCGAACATTCCCCATAGGAATGGGATTTATTGATTCGGAAATTAAGCCAACCATAATAAATCTTAAAAACAAAAAAATTCTATTCTACTCAGATGGGATAACTGAATTAAAAACAAATACGAAACAAATGCTTACTGCAAATGGTCTTGCAGAAATATTTAAACAAACACAAAATTTAACTGAAATATACAAATATGCAATGAAAAACAATATCGATATTTATCAAAAAGACGATATAAGCATGGTATTGATTAAATAA
- a CDS encoding heme NO-binding domain-containing protein: MFDLKSFIMNIWITTWKKLYGEQIVDSLITELGVDTEILQNPIKNVDDSMVVKFSSELAKRLGKTYEKIWEETGYQNLWSFKKFYPGYFKKKGLLSFMKDMDMVHKALTRRIKGANPPRIIYTYIDEKTAIIRYESSRDFRSYFLGLLRAASDFFDDPAKIEVLNSGKEGDKTFLEVRVLATKPFGKKIILRKFKALSFGLMKSFTSNFIVLLPIVVFLSSIIFSRFLNSVFSAMVTSIIVLIAIFFGTTDLKKGFKALKDLNKLYEEKDFSDIIIVKGERGFEEVFDKTLKAHENLKEFFTALQGDTEELLNFSNKTVSSINAVQEQIDTMKELSGQVADTAIQISNDAEKISEAVSSNVETISKTIEEQNSIVKNLNDAVENIILAAKSVEDSSDNISTVSDNFEAIAAQSSELKNQADEIKGIANTVMNIAEQTNLLALNAAIEAARSGEAGRGFAVVADEIRKLAEESKSSANKISEFLNSISFGIEELSNGVMSEYENLKTQSIKLSESAKQSKKSSKVISEITVQLNSLIESLNNEATKLENITTSIQNLLAISEESSATAEEISASIQKFLGELDVVFDNVSQTIGLLKLIQDNLKELKL; the protein is encoded by the coding sequence GTGTTTGATTTGAAAAGTTTTATTATGAATATATGGATTACAACCTGGAAGAAGCTTTATGGTGAGCAAATTGTTGATTCTTTGATTACAGAATTAGGTGTTGATACAGAGATTTTGCAAAATCCAATAAAAAATGTTGATGACAGTATGGTTGTAAAATTTTCAAGTGAACTTGCAAAAAGGTTGGGGAAAACTTATGAAAAAATTTGGGAAGAAACTGGATATCAGAATCTCTGGTCGTTTAAAAAATTCTATCCTGGTTATTTTAAAAAGAAAGGATTATTATCATTCATGAAAGATATGGATATGGTACACAAAGCTTTAACAAGAAGAATTAAAGGAGCCAATCCTCCAAGAATAATTTACACTTATATTGATGAAAAAACTGCAATAATACGATATGAATCTTCAAGAGATTTTAGAAGTTATTTTTTGGGACTTTTAAGAGCTGCGTCTGATTTTTTTGACGATCCTGCAAAAATTGAAGTATTGAATAGCGGAAAAGAGGGTGATAAAACATTTCTTGAAGTTAGAGTTTTAGCTACAAAACCGTTCGGTAAAAAGATCATTTTAAGAAAGTTCAAAGCGCTGTCGTTTGGGTTGATGAAAAGTTTTACTTCTAACTTTATTGTATTACTTCCTATAGTAGTATTTTTATCGTCAATAATATTTTCAAGATTTTTAAATAGTGTATTTTCAGCTATGGTTACATCAATAATAGTTCTTATTGCCATATTTTTTGGAACAACTGATTTGAAAAAGGGGTTTAAAGCACTTAAAGATTTAAACAAGCTTTATGAAGAAAAAGATTTCAGTGATATCATTATTGTCAAAGGCGAACGTGGTTTTGAAGAAGTTTTCGATAAAACTTTAAAAGCTCACGAGAATTTGAAAGAGTTTTTCACAGCGCTTCAGGGAGATACTGAAGAACTTTTAAATTTCTCAAATAAGACAGTCAGCTCTATCAATGCTGTGCAAGAGCAAATAGACACTATGAAAGAGTTATCAGGTCAGGTTGCAGATACTGCAATCCAGATCAGTAATGATGCAGAAAAAATTTCTGAAGCTGTTTCTTCAAACGTTGAAACGATCTCAAAAACAATTGAGGAGCAAAACAGCATAGTGAAAAATTTAAATGATGCAGTTGAGAATATTATACTTGCAGCAAAAAGTGTTGAGGATTCTTCAGATAATATAAGCACTGTAAGTGACAATTTTGAAGCGATAGCAGCACAAAGTAGCGAACTTAAAAATCAAGCAGATGAGATTAAGGGGATAGCCAATACGGTTATGAATATAGCTGAACAGACAAACTTACTGGCTTTAAATGCTGCAATTGAAGCTGCGAGAAGCGGTGAAGCAGGAAGAGGATTTGCCGTAGTTGCAGATGAGATAAGAAAGCTCGCGGAAGAAAGTAAAAGTTCTGCGAATAAAATTTCCGAGTTTTTAAATTCAATTTCTTTTGGTATAGAAGAGTTGAGCAATGGAGTCATGAGCGAATATGAAAATCTAAAAACACAGTCTATTAAGCTTTCTGAAAGCGCAAAGCAAAGTAAAAAATCGAGTAAAGTAATATCTGAGATTACTGTACAATTGAATTCTTTAATTGAATCATTAAATAATGAGGCAACTAAACTGGAAAATATCACTACCAGTATTCAAAATCTTTTGGCAATATCGGAAGAAAGTTCTGCAACAGCAGAAGAGATCAGCGCTTCTATTCAAAAGTTTTTAGGGGAATTGGATGTAGTGTTTGATAATGTGTCTCAAACAATAGGGCTTTTAAAATTAATTCAGGATAATCTAAAAGAGTTGAAGTTGTAA
- a CDS encoding amino acid kinase family protein, translating into MSDLKIVKFGGSVFKDENSFNSILKLLDDSKTVIIVSAPFGITDRLKENAISSEFLLMMYRRFKQLLGFDSSVLKQRVFEIECEKNFEKILSHGERCNSLALKLFLEKKGFDVEEILPENINFSLTEYGEFNLDQKISKFFEEEKTYIVPGFYGVFNGQIKTIGRGGSDYTATAIAYLLDSKEVILYKDVSSVFSCDPKIVKNSVPITKISYEVAELLSYFGAKVINYKAIKPAKLKDINVKIKSVDSESFTLISKEMDLNVFSISYLESLILIKGYIKEIPVNAKYMDVFHRKAWIVATEEQAKEIEQCFYNPVLIGNLSLVFVTGNINIEKKLLILNTLYSNKCDFFVLKDDEKFIILLVKRKNVKDAVNIIHNILFAKEAVV; encoded by the coding sequence GTGAGTGATTTGAAAATTGTAAAGTTTGGTGGTTCTGTGTTCAAAGATGAAAATTCTTTTAATTCAATTTTGAAATTGCTCGATGATAGTAAAACAGTGATTATTGTGTCAGCACCTTTTGGAATCACAGATAGACTTAAAGAAAATGCTATATCCAGTGAATTTTTATTGATGATGTACAGGCGTTTCAAGCAATTATTAGGTTTTGATTCAAGTGTTTTAAAACAGAGGGTATTTGAAATTGAGTGTGAAAAAAATTTTGAGAAAATTTTATCGCATGGGGAAAGGTGTAATTCACTTGCACTTAAATTGTTTCTTGAGAAAAAAGGATTTGATGTGGAGGAAATACTACCTGAAAATATAAATTTTTCACTGACAGAATACGGTGAATTTAATTTGGATCAAAAGATTAGCAAATTTTTTGAAGAAGAAAAAACGTATATTGTACCTGGTTTTTACGGAGTTTTTAATGGTCAGATAAAAACAATAGGAAGAGGGGGAAGTGATTACACAGCGACTGCTATTGCATATTTATTAGATTCTAAAGAAGTAATTCTTTATAAGGATGTGAGCTCAGTCTTCTCATGTGATCCAAAAATTGTTAAAAATTCTGTTCCGATAACAAAAATTTCTTATGAAGTAGCAGAGCTTTTATCGTATTTTGGAGCTAAGGTTATTAACTATAAAGCTATAAAACCAGCAAAATTAAAGGATATTAATGTCAAAATAAAAAGTGTAGATAGTGAATCTTTTACACTTATTTCAAAGGAAATGGACTTAAATGTTTTTTCCATAAGTTATTTAGAAAGTTTAATATTGATAAAAGGATATATAAAGGAAATTCCGGTAAATGCTAAATATATGGATGTATTTCATAGGAAAGCCTGGATTGTGGCAACTGAAGAACAGGCAAAAGAAATAGAACAATGTTTTTATAATCCAGTTTTGATTGGAAATCTTTCCCTTGTTTTTGTTACAGGAAACATTAATATCGAAAAAAAACTTTTAATACTGAATACTTTGTATTCTAATAAATGTGATTTTTTTGTTTTAAAAGATGATGAAAAATTCATAATTTTATTGGTGAAAAGAAAGAATGTTAAAGATGCTGTTAATATAATTCATAATATTTTATTTGCAAAGGAGGCGGTTGTATGA